The sequence ATGCTTTCATATACTCAACTGTTCTTTTTGGCTGTTCCGGATCCTTTTCTGCCATCTCCAAAAATTTTTTTATAGCAGAAACATAATACTCTCTGAAAACAGTAAATCCTATAAAATGACTGACAGCTGGAATAAAAGCAAAAAATATTACCAGTCTTATATAAAGCTGGGGGATAGTAAAATTTTCCTGAGCAAGTTTCTCCCATGCTGTTTTAGGTTTCAGGTAAAGCTCTAAAAAATATTTGACCATTAAAAACCTCCGAAGTTTTGGATCTTAAACTATCTTACTTTTATTCAGGTTAAATATCAATTAAAATTTTGTAAGGAGGAGATATGGATAAGTGGGAAAAATACAGAATTTTCATAGGAGATAGGGCAGATTACTATATAGAAAAGTTCAAAAAATTTGAAGAAACAGGAAGCGTCCTGAGCTGGAACTGGGCTGCATTCTTTTTTGGACTTTTGTGGATGCTGTACAGAAAGATGTATCTGTATTCCGCTATATTTATTATTTTGGTTCTTTTTTTTATCGGTGCTCTTGTTTATTTCAATCTTTATAATAACCTTGTTATGTTCGGGATTCAACTCTGGCTTTATGTAGGTTTTGGAGCTTTCGGTAATTATATATACTACACATATGTCGAAAGCAAAGTATCAAAAATAGAAAAGGAAACAGAAGATCCAGAAAAACTAAAAATTCTTCTTGCACGGAAAGGAGGTACAGACAAGATAAGCCCTGTTCTATTTTTCCTGATAATTTTCATTTTACAGATACTTTCCTACATGCCAAAATAGAAAAAAACCGGAGGTAAAGATGGAAGAATTAAAACAGCTAATTACAGAAGTATGGGAGAACAGAGAACTCCTGAAAGAAAAGAAATACAGAGATGCGGTCAGGGAAACTGTAGATCTCCTTGATAAAGGAAAGATAAGAGTTGCTGAAAAACAAGACGGAGACTGGGTTGTAAATGAATGGGTAAAACAGGCAATCCTGCTGTTTTTCCCTATACAAGATATGGAGGTCATAGAAGTTGGTCCATTTGAGTACTACGACAAGATACCTCTGAAAAAAAACTGGAAAGAAGCAGGGGTTAGGGTTGTACCTCCAGCAACGGCAAGATACGGATCATTTATAGAAAAAGGTGCTATCCTTATGCCTTCCTATGTAAACATTGGGGCATATGTTGGTAGCGGTACCCTTGTCGATACATGGGCAACTGTTGGCTCCTGTGCACAGATAGGAAAAAATGTACACCTTTCTGGAGGCGTCGGCATAGGTGGAGTTTTAGAGCCTCCATCGGCAAAACCTGTTATTATTGAAGACAACTGTTTCATAGGATCAAGATGTATTATTGTTGAAGGAGCTGTTATAGAAGAGGAAGCTGTTTTAGGTGCAGGAGTTGTAATAACAGGTTCTACAAGGATAATAGATGTTTCCGGTGATGAACCGGTAGAGTACAGAGGAAGAGTACCTGCCAGAAGTGTAGTTATACCGGGTGTTATGAACAAAAAATTTCCTGCTGGGGAGTACGGCGTACCTGTAGCGTTAATTATAGGAAAAAGAAAAGAGTCTACAGATAAAAAGGTATCTTTAAATGAGGCTCTCAGGGAATTTAATGTAGAGGGTTGAAATGGAAAAAAAGATACCCTTTTTAAAAGGTGTAGAGAAATTCAAGAAACTAAAATTTAAGGAGTATGAACAGAAGTTCAAAGAGCTTATTGAAAAAGGCCAGCATCCTAAAGCTCTATTCATAACATGTTCAGACTCCCGTATACACCCAGATGAGATAACAGGGGCAGATATTGGCGACCTGTTTATAGTAAGAAATATAGGGAATATGGTCCCTCCATTTAAACCTGATAATGAGTTTCATGGAGTTGCAGCTGCTATAGAGTATGCGGTCTCTGTTCTCAAAGTTCCAGATATTATCGTCTGTGGACATTCCCACTGTGGTGCATGTGAATCCCTGTACAGGGAGCTTCCTGAAAGTGATGAGATTATACACGTAAAAAAATGGCTTGAGATTGATAGAGATGTAAAAGAGATAGCCCTGTCTACAGTACCTGAAACTGGAAGAAAACTTTTTGAACTTACAGAAAGATTAAATATAATAAAACAGCTTGAGAACCTGCTGACATACCCGGGAGTAAAAAGAAGAGTGGAAGAAGGAAACCTGAGACTCCACGGATGGTACTACATCATAGAGAGGGGAGAAATACAGTACTATGATCCTGAAACAAATAATTTCTACAGTATAGTTTAGGGTTTTAGATGAACGACCTCATTCTGGCAGGTACCCTTGTAATGCTTTTAACAGCTTTAGGTTCTGTTGTGGCTGTTCTTTTTAAAAGATTGCCAGAATGGGGTTTAGATTTTTCTATGGCTTTTAGTGGAGGCGTCATGCTTGTTGCCTCCTTTACATCCCTTATATTACCTTCTATAGAGATTGGTGGTGCAGGTATAACAATATCTGGAATAATATCAGGCTTTTTGCTGATATACCTGATAGAAAAAATAACTCCCCACGAGGATTATATCCTCAAGTTTAACAAAGGAAACGTAGAAAAAGAAAAATTAAAAAGTATTTTCTTAATAGTCTCTGCAATTATAATTCATAACATACCTGAAGGTATGGCTGTTGGTGTTTCTATGGTAAATGACATAGACAAAGGGTGGGCTACTGCAATAGCTATAGGCGTACAGGATATACCGGAAGGTCTTGCAGTCTCTCTTCCTCTTATAGTCTTAACAGGAAGATTATGGATACCTGTTCTTATAGGGGTTCTCAGCGGGTTTTCAGAGTTTGTTTTTACTATACTTGGCGGATTTACATTTACAGTTCTCAGTATTTTCCTTCCTTTTGGTTTATCCCTTGCAGGGGGAGCTATGATTTATGTTACTGTTAAAGAGGTGTTCCCTGAAGTTTACAAAAACAAAGATGAAGGTATAGTTACATTTGGGTTCCTTATCGGTCTTATCGTTATGCTTTATCTTGATACAACTTTAGGCTAATCACTGAAAGTTCTTGTCCTGTATATATATACCTCTATTGGATATCTTAACCAGCAGTCTGCAGGAAGACCCGCTTTCAAACACAGATGGGACAAAAACTCCTTTTTATCTGGAAGTTGCTCCCACACATCAGGAAGAAATGTTGCCTGATGGTTTCCATATCTAATTATCACTCCATCTTTAAAAGGTTGTAGTTTATCCAGTAGATCCTGAGGATTTGTATAAGATAGGGGTTTTGGGTAGGAAAGAACAGAAACTTTTACTTTTATATCTGGGAGTTCTTCAGGTCTTACAGGAAGAAATCTCGGGTCTGAGGTTGCTGCTGCTATGGCATTATGTATCACATCTTTATAAAGAGGCTGGTGGGGAAGAACAGAACCTATGCATCCTCTCAATTGATGCGTTGGGGAAACCTCAAGGGTAACAAAAGATGCTCCTTTTTTCTTCCAGTTTTCATAGGGAATCTCTTTAAGATCTATCTCTTTCCCTGTTTTTAAATATTCCTGTATAGCAAGCCTTGCAAGCTGAACAAGCCCTTTTCCTTCTTCTTCTGTTATCTGATCAATATCTGTGATTATATCCTCCATTTACTTCTCCCTATAGAAGATATAACTTGCATAACCTACAACAGCAGATCTATCCCCTGATGTATCACCAGAAGTTCTATAATCCAGAACTTTCCCTTTCCATCCTTTTTTTCTGGCAAAATCAATCATAGCGGCAAGACCTGTTTTTCCGCACGCTTCACATTTGTCAAGCAAAGACAGTTCTAAATTTTCAACAGCCATATTACAGTTTATATCTATCTCCCTTGCAATGTTGTCAGGATAGTAATGACTAAGGTCTGTGCTTATCACAACAATAACATCTTCGTTGTTGTCCTTTATTCCACTTATAACTCTTTCTACAGCACTGTAATGAATCTGACCATAAACAACAGGAATTATAGAAAAATCTTCTAAAACCATCTGCAAGAATGGAACCTGAACTTCAAGTGAGTGTTCTTTCATATGAGGCACGGTGTTTAGGGTTATAGGCAGATCTTTGTTGTTTAAAACAAATCTCTCTATCTCAGCTTTATTTACTTTTACTTCTCCTAAAGGTGTTAACCAGTAGTCATAGTACCCGAAAGATATACCCTCAAACGGTACATAATGGGAAGGTCCTATAAGAAGAATATCGTAATGCCTCTTTATATCTAAATTTAAAAACTGTTTGTAAGATGTTGCTGCAACAGGACCTGAGTATATATATCCAGCATGGGGAGAAGCCACAGCTTCGGGTCTGTAAGGGTATAAAATAGCCTGATCTAAAAATCTTTTTAACATACTCCTCAATTCAACAGGATCTGCAGGATAGAACATATCACTGACAGCTGGCTCTCTTACCTGAATAGCCATTTTCATCCCCTCCTTATTATTCTAATATCTGCTTCTTTTAGGAATTTTCAATTTCTTTCGTTTTCCTGTACACAAAAATCAGTATTTTTGCTACAGCTTTATAAAGCTGCGGAGGGATTTCCTGATTTATCTCTATACCTGATAAAGCCTCAACAAGGACAGGATCTTTCTCTACAGGAATACCGTTTTCTTTTGCAATCTGAATTATTTTCTCACCTATAAAGCCTTTTCCCTTTGCCACTACTTTAGGTGCTTTGTCTTCTCCCCTTTTGTATCTAAGAGCAACAGCCTTTTTATCATTCATACCTTTAGCCTCAAAAAATCCTCATCTATAAATTTCTTCTCCTGAGGAATCTCTTTCAAGAACTTTATAAAAACTGAATTGAAATTATCTTTTAATAACTCATCTTTTAATATATCTGTATCTTCCTTTACCTTTTCCATCAGGATCTCATTCTCAATATAAAAGTTCAGATATAGATCTTTACCAAAAAGAAAAACACCACTGAAGAACTTTCCAAGATTTTTAAAATCAAGATCTATTCTACAAAAATACATATTTTTTCCTCTCTTGCTTTTTTTGAAAAATATATCTCCCCTATCAATATCTTCCCAGAAAACAGGAAGGTATGAAAAAATCCCTCCTGTAAGCTTAGATAGAATCTGATAAGTTTCAATACCTTTCAGGATATTTTTTTCTTCATGAGAAAGCTCTTTTTTTGAGAGTAAAGTAGCCTTTATATCTCTATCAAGCTCTTTTATTTTTTTGTTTTTCAGCTTATTTTCAAAAAAGATACCTGAGTTCACTATAAGCTCTCTGAACTTCTCAGGAGATAATCTATTTATGTGGGAAAGCAAAATTCCAGAGCTGGCTAACAGATTATTTATTTTTTCATTTTTTAATGCGTTTATAAGAAGCATAGATAGAACACTTTTTTCAGAATTACTTAAATTTCCTTGAGTAATCAAAGAAAAAGCCATATCAATTATTTTATTTTTTATCTGGGGGCTGGAAGATATAAAAGAGATTATATCTTTTATCTTTTCTTCCTGCAGGTTTAAAAGCTGAAAGCCGTTCTTATCCAGAACTCCAAGAATCTGTATTTTTAACCTGTGGTCTGTTGAAGGAGTGTTGAGTATCTTCAGGAGAAGAGACATATCCTTCTGTAGGGGTATCTCTGTTTCAACAGTCAGAATCCCTCCCTTCATTCTGAGGACTATCCCTCCTGTAGGAAGTATATCAATAACATCTGCTTTTACTGTTTCTCCTGCCCTGAGATGAATGGATTTTCCAAGTGGTTTTACAATCTGGAAAAACTCGTAATTTGAGAGCAGAGGTTTGAAATTAATCATAACTCTCTCCAGAGTGTTTTAACTGATTATCGGAGAGTTCTTACTTTTTGTATACCTTTCTTTTAAAAATGTCCTTAGGTGAAGAAACTCTATCAATAAACAGTTTTCCTATAAGATGATCCATTTCGTGCTGAATTACAACAGCTTCAAAACCTTCTGTATCAAATGTTACTGTTTTTCCGTTAATATCT comes from Persephonella hydrogeniphila and encodes:
- a CDS encoding DUF2628 domain-containing protein, giving the protein MDKWEKYRIFIGDRADYYIEKFKKFEETGSVLSWNWAAFFFGLLWMLYRKMYLYSAIFIILVLFFIGALVYFNLYNNLVMFGIQLWLYVGFGAFGNYIYYTYVESKVSKIEKETEDPEKLKILLARKGGTDKISPVLFFLIIFILQILSYMPK
- a CDS encoding 2,3,4,5-tetrahydropyridine-2,6-dicarboxylate N-succinyltransferase gives rise to the protein MEELKQLITEVWENRELLKEKKYRDAVRETVDLLDKGKIRVAEKQDGDWVVNEWVKQAILLFFPIQDMEVIEVGPFEYYDKIPLKKNWKEAGVRVVPPATARYGSFIEKGAILMPSYVNIGAYVGSGTLVDTWATVGSCAQIGKNVHLSGGVGIGGVLEPPSAKPVIIEDNCFIGSRCIIVEGAVIEEEAVLGAGVVITGSTRIIDVSGDEPVEYRGRVPARSVVIPGVMNKKFPAGEYGVPVALIIGKRKESTDKKVSLNEALREFNVEG
- a CDS encoding carbonic anhydrase encodes the protein MEKKIPFLKGVEKFKKLKFKEYEQKFKELIEKGQHPKALFITCSDSRIHPDEITGADIGDLFIVRNIGNMVPPFKPDNEFHGVAAAIEYAVSVLKVPDIIVCGHSHCGACESLYRELPESDEIIHVKKWLEIDRDVKEIALSTVPETGRKLFELTERLNIIKQLENLLTYPGVKRRVEEGNLRLHGWYYIIERGEIQYYDPETNNFYSIV
- a CDS encoding ZIP family metal transporter, whose protein sequence is MNDLILAGTLVMLLTALGSVVAVLFKRLPEWGLDFSMAFSGGVMLVASFTSLILPSIEIGGAGITISGIISGFLLIYLIEKITPHEDYILKFNKGNVEKEKLKSIFLIVSAIIIHNIPEGMAVGVSMVNDIDKGWATAIAIGVQDIPEGLAVSLPLIVLTGRLWIPVLIGVLSGFSEFVFTILGGFTFTVLSIFLPFGLSLAGGAMIYVTVKEVFPEVYKNKDEGIVTFGFLIGLIVMLYLDTTLG
- the amrA gene encoding AmmeMemoRadiSam system protein A, producing the protein MEDIITDIDQITEEEGKGLVQLARLAIQEYLKTGKEIDLKEIPYENWKKKGASFVTLEVSPTHQLRGCIGSVLPHQPLYKDVIHNAIAAATSDPRFLPVRPEELPDIKVKVSVLSYPKPLSYTNPQDLLDKLQPFKDGVIIRYGNHQATFLPDVWEQLPDKKEFLSHLCLKAGLPADCWLRYPIEVYIYRTRTFSD
- the amrB gene encoding AmmeMemoRadiSam system protein B, with protein sequence MAIQVREPAVSDMFYPADPVELRSMLKRFLDQAILYPYRPEAVASPHAGYIYSGPVAATSYKQFLNLDIKRHYDILLIGPSHYVPFEGISFGYYDYWLTPLGEVKVNKAEIERFVLNNKDLPITLNTVPHMKEHSLEVQVPFLQMVLEDFSIIPVVYGQIHYSAVERVISGIKDNNEDVIVVISTDLSHYYPDNIAREIDINCNMAVENLELSLLDKCEACGKTGLAAMIDFARKKGWKGKVLDYRTSGDTSGDRSAVVGYASYIFYREK
- a CDS encoding EscU/YscU/HrcU family type III secretion system export apparatus switch protein; the protein is MNDKKAVALRYKRGEDKAPKVVAKGKGFIGEKIIQIAKENGIPVEKDPVLVEALSGIEINQEIPPQLYKAVAKILIFVYRKTKEIENS